Proteins from a single region of Salinigranum halophilum:
- a CDS encoding polymer-forming cytoskeletal protein: MSLGTDPLDTLEIPDGTTVEEHDLVTDRDVLVGGQSSVEFGVRGRNVMAGERVRFGGDIEADGDCRLDVWCQVAGNVLVGEDAYLGERVHIEGRLMVSGDLDIGDDVDIDEGFEASGWIVIRNPMPTLVFYFVVLSQLLRIGEKDAADEMAQALSSDGGQTPLVIPRGADVSDDAWRVSTPAQVGSDCRLHGNIRAERIELGAENNVFGSLRAKGDITVGSETRIHGDVTTRGGHVTVEEGARVLGDVSCGDLDLHERATVDGTVRARGEMRIRRDDTSRDAE, translated from the coding sequence GTGTCACTCGGAACGGACCCGCTCGACACCCTGGAGATTCCCGACGGGACGACCGTCGAGGAGCACGACCTCGTCACCGACCGTGACGTGCTCGTCGGCGGCCAGAGTTCCGTGGAGTTCGGCGTTCGCGGCCGGAACGTGATGGCGGGAGAACGCGTCCGGTTCGGCGGCGACATCGAGGCCGACGGCGACTGCCGACTCGACGTCTGGTGTCAGGTCGCCGGGAACGTCCTCGTCGGCGAGGACGCCTACCTCGGCGAGCGCGTCCACATCGAGGGTCGGTTGATGGTCTCGGGCGACCTCGACATCGGCGACGACGTCGACATCGACGAGGGGTTCGAGGCGAGCGGCTGGATCGTCATCCGCAACCCGATGCCGACACTCGTCTTTTACTTCGTCGTGCTCTCGCAGTTGCTCAGAATCGGCGAGAAGGACGCCGCCGACGAGATGGCGCAGGCGCTCTCGTCGGACGGCGGCCAGACGCCGCTCGTCATCCCCCGCGGTGCCGACGTCTCCGACGACGCCTGGCGCGTCTCGACCCCGGCGCAGGTCGGCTCGGACTGCCGCCTGCACGGGAACATCCGCGCCGAGCGCATCGAACTGGGGGCGGAGAACAACGTCTTCGGCAGCCTCCGCGCCAAAGGCGACATCACCGTCGGCTCCGAGACCAGAATCCACGGCGACGTCACGACCCGCGGCGGCCACGTGACCGTCGAGGAGGGGGCGCGCGTGCTCGGCGACGTCTCCTGCGGTGACCTCGACCTCCACGAACGGGCGACCGTCGACGGGACCGTGCGCGCCCGCGGTGAGATGCGTATCCGCCGCGACGACACGTCCCGCGACGCGGAGTGA
- a CDS encoding MFS transporter: protein MDSDSGETTVPWGDPQFRVVVASTLAGVLGVTLVTPIVPLLPAVLGVTDSTASLLITAYTLPGVFFSPVAGVLADRHGRRRVLVWSLLCFSLGGVAVLLAGEFTTVLLLRAVQGMGASGLFAVAVTLIGDTYEGVQRNAALGANGAAISVGAAVYPLFGGAIATLGWKAPFAVYAVGSLVALWALRAVEDVPVENPAGGLAYVRGALHALPVGAAVSLYGTAIVTFVLLFGGVFTAIPFLLARAFTGPVTVGGVSLAPSALIGVVLTTNALTTAVVASRSGPLAARYTNRELLVFGLAAYGLGLVVGWAGGTPAWLTLGVLVVGAGQGLILPPLDASVSDLAPRRYRAGSLSLRTSAAWLGTTIGPVLFTTLATVTGYRLLLLGGGLGAFAVAGVLSRTGPSRCVGPVDAD from the coding sequence ATGGACTCCGATTCGGGCGAGACCACGGTCCCGTGGGGCGACCCGCAGTTCCGCGTCGTCGTCGCCAGCACCCTCGCCGGCGTGCTCGGCGTCACGCTGGTCACACCCATCGTGCCCCTCCTGCCCGCCGTCCTCGGCGTCACCGACAGTACCGCGAGCCTCCTCATCACGGCGTACACCCTCCCGGGCGTGTTCTTCTCGCCCGTCGCTGGCGTGCTCGCCGACCGTCACGGCCGCCGGCGCGTGCTCGTCTGGTCGCTCCTCTGTTTCAGCCTCGGCGGCGTCGCGGTCCTCCTCGCCGGGGAGTTCACGACGGTGCTCCTCCTCAGGGCCGTCCAGGGGATGGGGGCGAGCGGCCTCTTCGCCGTCGCGGTCACCCTCATCGGCGATACCTACGAGGGCGTCCAGCGGAACGCGGCGCTGGGCGCGAACGGTGCGGCCATCTCCGTCGGCGCGGCCGTCTACCCGCTCTTCGGTGGCGCCATCGCGACGCTGGGGTGGAAGGCCCCCTTCGCCGTCTACGCCGTCGGGTCGCTCGTCGCGCTGTGGGCGCTCCGCGCCGTCGAGGACGTCCCCGTCGAGAACCCCGCGGGCGGGTTGGCGTACGTCCGCGGCGCGCTACACGCGCTCCCGGTCGGTGCGGCAGTGAGCCTCTACGGGACGGCCATCGTCACGTTCGTCCTCCTCTTCGGCGGCGTGTTCACGGCCATCCCGTTCCTGCTCGCGCGCGCATTCACGGGACCGGTGACCGTCGGCGGGGTGTCGCTCGCGCCGTCGGCGCTCATCGGCGTCGTCCTCACCACGAACGCGCTCACGACGGCCGTCGTCGCCTCCCGGAGCGGTCCGCTCGCGGCTCGCTACACGAACCGGGAACTCCTCGTCTTCGGGCTCGCCGCGTACGGACTCGGCCTCGTCGTCGGCTGGGCCGGCGGGACGCCGGCGTGGCTGACGCTCGGCGTCCTCGTCGTCGGCGCGGGCCAGGGGCTCATCCTCCCGCCGCTCGACGCGAGCGTCAGCGACCTCGCACCCAGACGATACCGTGCCGGGTCGCTGAGCCTCCGGACGAGCGCCGCGTGGCTCGGCACGACCATCGGTCCCGTGCTGTTCACGACGCTCGCGACGGTCACGGGGTATCGGCTGTTGCTGCTCGGGGGCGGACTGGGGGCGTTCGCCGTCGCCGGCGTGCTCTCGCGGACGGGTCCCTCGCGGTGCGTCGGGCCGGTCGACGCCGACTAA
- a CDS encoding DUF5800 family protein encodes MTALSFDEHGVDVVYQGTDFRLERELIEEATGKSYPNVTDHEVLKIVEKNPALSGEPRRIQDILRTEA; translated from the coding sequence ATGACTGCGCTCTCGTTCGACGAACACGGTGTCGACGTCGTCTACCAGGGAACCGACTTCCGTCTCGAGCGGGAACTCATCGAGGAGGCCACCGGGAAGTCCTACCCGAACGTGACCGACCACGAGGTGCTGAAAATCGTCGAGAAGAACCCCGCGCTCTCGGGCGAGCCGCGACGCATCCAGGACATCCTGCGGACGGAAGCCTGA
- a CDS encoding dolichyl-phosphate hexose transferase yields MTTYTFDDVAVVMGTYNEEEAIEHVLTDIDRVTDGRAAVVCVDGSSDRTAAVARDHGARVIEQEPQGYGVAVREAVLAPDRPVVVTTDCDDTYPMERLPDFLDAINEGYDVVSGDRLSKGAKTMPMFNRLGNQAFALGASLLVGRRLHDTTTGMRAYRKAVIDEVTWTENTGLSAELLLRPVMRGYRVKELEIDYSERRGETTLDPLSGGAEIAGSIVRVAAEERLRQLSSNGSGASSRSA; encoded by the coding sequence ATGACCACGTACACCTTCGACGACGTCGCCGTCGTCATGGGGACGTACAACGAGGAAGAAGCCATCGAACACGTACTCACCGACATCGACCGAGTGACCGACGGCCGGGCGGCGGTCGTCTGCGTCGACGGCTCCTCGGACCGAACGGCGGCCGTCGCCCGCGACCACGGCGCGCGCGTCATCGAACAGGAGCCACAGGGGTACGGCGTCGCGGTCCGCGAGGCGGTCCTCGCGCCCGACCGGCCGGTCGTCGTCACCACCGACTGTGACGACACGTACCCCATGGAGCGTCTCCCGGACTTCCTCGACGCCATCAACGAGGGGTACGACGTCGTCTCCGGCGACCGGCTGTCGAAGGGCGCGAAGACGATGCCGATGTTCAACCGCCTCGGCAACCAGGCGTTCGCCCTCGGTGCCTCGCTGCTCGTCGGCCGCCGCCTTCACGACACGACGACCGGGATGCGCGCCTACCGGAAGGCGGTCATCGACGAGGTGACGTGGACGGAGAACACCGGCCTCTCCGCCGAACTCCTCCTGCGGCCCGTGATGCGCGGGTACCGCGTGAAAGAACTCGAAATCGACTACAGCGAACGCCGCGGCGAGACGACGCTCGACCCGCTGTCGGGTGGGGCCGAAATCGCCGGCTCCATCGTCCGGGTCGCCGCGGAGGAGCGCCTGCGACAGCTCTCTTCGAACGGGTCGGGCGCGTCGAGTCGGTCGGCCTGA
- a CDS encoding GMC oxidoreductase, whose translation MVASHYDAVVVGAGGDGPVAAWKLAEAGRSVLLVEAGPFYGNERWPKPNESPGAESSSSVDDLSGALLDEQFTTRELEMIRKLVFGPADHERGFWLRKFPGDGAILQCAGVGGTTLHYTGCHPRAYPASVDEQPHWPIDYADLIPYYQEVEAMCEVTPAPVTAKEELFFRGAAAAGWDLLDGLNVTEPGYRPQPNAIRQPDPRLHVDAGYGGDFSYPDVEGDTLALGSIAGHPFPRGAPYEEKAKRASNISFVPAALRTGTVTVRPNAFVTAIETDSAGIDHPTATGVRFRDTWSGRVETVRSEVVVLAAGAIETPRLWLNADLPRNEWVGRGMTIHFGDNVMGLWDAADLESRIGQDTIDQFQGQDIAARFDYPGLGMLQTVGTAPGIGAILGFGSSASGFAFQNDPADAPWDTVGRLAGAELKRLLSGYRRMLQVLVVSDDRPHRRNGVTVAPGIEDEHGPIPLVNYEPSAGDRQRRDRLAEIAAEILREAGATHVHRSDSPPTALHVHSTMAMGKVVDEACEAFDVDRLFVADHSALANGVGGANPTNTGQALAARTAERILERYF comes from the coding sequence ATGGTCGCTTCACACTACGACGCCGTCGTCGTCGGCGCGGGAGGAGACGGGCCCGTTGCCGCCTGGAAACTCGCCGAGGCGGGTCGGTCGGTGCTCCTCGTCGAAGCCGGCCCGTTCTACGGGAACGAGCGGTGGCCGAAGCCGAACGAGTCCCCGGGTGCGGAGTCGTCGTCGAGCGTCGACGACCTCAGCGGGGCGTTGCTCGACGAACAGTTCACCACGCGCGAGCTGGAAATGATTCGGAAGCTCGTCTTCGGTCCGGCCGACCACGAGCGGGGCTTCTGGCTCCGGAAGTTCCCGGGCGACGGTGCCATCTTACAGTGTGCGGGCGTCGGCGGGACGACCCTCCACTACACCGGCTGCCACCCGCGTGCGTACCCCGCCTCCGTCGACGAACAGCCGCACTGGCCCATCGACTACGCCGACCTGATTCCCTACTACCAGGAAGTAGAGGCGATGTGCGAGGTGACGCCCGCGCCCGTCACGGCGAAAGAGGAGCTGTTCTTCCGCGGGGCGGCCGCCGCCGGCTGGGACCTCCTCGACGGGTTGAACGTCACCGAACCGGGCTACCGCCCCCAGCCGAACGCCATCCGCCAGCCGGACCCGCGGCTCCACGTCGACGCGGGGTACGGCGGCGACTTCAGCTACCCCGACGTCGAAGGCGACACCCTCGCGCTCGGGAGCATCGCGGGGCATCCCTTCCCACGTGGCGCACCGTACGAGGAGAAGGCAAAGCGCGCGAGCAACATCAGCTTCGTCCCCGCGGCGCTCCGGACGGGCACCGTGACCGTCCGGCCGAACGCGTTCGTCACGGCCATCGAGACCGACTCGGCCGGTATCGACCACCCGACCGCGACCGGCGTTCGGTTCCGGGATACGTGGTCGGGCCGGGTCGAGACGGTGCGAAGCGAGGTGGTCGTCCTCGCTGCCGGTGCCATCGAGACACCCCGGCTGTGGCTGAACGCCGACCTCCCGAGGAACGAGTGGGTCGGCCGCGGGATGACCATCCACTTCGGCGACAACGTGATGGGACTGTGGGACGCCGCCGACCTCGAGTCGCGAATCGGGCAGGACACCATCGACCAGTTCCAGGGCCAAGACATCGCGGCCCGGTTCGACTATCCGGGCCTCGGGATGCTCCAGACGGTCGGGACCGCGCCCGGAATCGGTGCCATCCTGGGGTTCGGCTCGAGCGCGTCGGGCTTCGCCTTCCAGAACGACCCGGCCGATGCGCCCTGGGACACCGTCGGTCGACTGGCGGGAGCGGAGCTCAAACGACTGCTCTCGGGCTATCGGCGGATGCTGCAGGTGCTCGTAGTGAGCGACGACCGTCCGCACCGGCGCAACGGCGTCACCGTCGCTCCCGGCATCGAGGACGAACACGGCCCCATCCCCCTCGTGAACTACGAGCCGAGCGCCGGAGACAGACAGCGACGCGACCGACTCGCCGAAATCGCCGCGGAGATCCTCCGAGAAGCGGGTGCCACACACGTCCACCGCTCGGACTCGCCGCCGACCGCGCTACACGTCCACAGCACGATGGCGATGGGGAAGGTCGTCGACGAGGCCTGCGAGGCGTTCGACGTCGACCGACTCTTCGTCGCCGACCACTCGGCGCTGGCAAACGGCGTGGGCGGTGCGAACCCGACGAACACCGGGCAGGCACTGGCCGCCCGGACCGCGGAACGGATACTCGAACGCTACTTCTGA
- a CDS encoding ribonuclease H-like domain-containing protein, translated as MRVENSFIPVRGVGETTERRLWDCGVREWDDFHADVDGVGPTTAERIEAFIDEARPRLRERDSAYFARTFPDNERWRLYETFRDDACFLDIETTGLDHHRDTVTTVSVYRDGETTTLVNGDTLTAGALEETFADAGLLVTFNGARFDVPFLETSFDVDLDYPHLDLMYACRSAGLTGGLKTVEKEVGIERDRPDLSGRDAVRLWREYERGDSEALDTLVSYNREDTVNLESLAEQVTTRLDERAFGARPGE; from the coding sequence ATGCGCGTCGAGAACTCCTTCATCCCGGTTCGCGGAGTGGGGGAAACGACGGAGCGGCGACTGTGGGACTGCGGCGTCCGCGAGTGGGACGACTTCCACGCTGACGTCGACGGCGTCGGCCCGACGACGGCCGAGCGCATCGAGGCGTTCATCGACGAGGCGCGGCCACGCCTCCGCGAGCGCGATTCGGCGTACTTCGCCCGGACGTTCCCGGACAACGAGCGGTGGCGGCTCTACGAGACCTTCCGCGACGACGCCTGCTTCTTGGACATCGAGACGACCGGCCTCGACCACCACCGCGACACCGTGACCACGGTCTCGGTCTATCGGGACGGCGAGACGACGACGCTCGTGAACGGGGACACCCTCACCGCCGGAGCGCTCGAGGAGACGTTCGCCGACGCGGGGCTGCTCGTGACGTTCAACGGGGCTCGGTTCGACGTCCCGTTCCTCGAGACGTCCTTCGACGTCGACCTCGACTACCCGCACCTGGACCTCATGTACGCCTGCCGGTCGGCCGGTCTCACGGGCGGGTTGAAGACGGTCGAGAAGGAGGTCGGCATCGAGCGCGACCGCCCGGACTTGTCGGGGCGCGACGCCGTCCGGCTCTGGCGGGAGTACGAACGCGGTGACAGCGAGGCGCTCGACACGCTCGTTTCGTACAACCGCGAGGACACGGTGAACCTGGAGTCGCTCGCAGAGCAGGTCACGACGCGGCTCGACGAACGGGCGTTCGGCGCGCGGCCAGGCGAGTGA